One Ricinus communis isolate WT05 ecotype wild-type chromosome 7, ASM1957865v1, whole genome shotgun sequence genomic region harbors:
- the LOC8285476 gene encoding uncharacterized protein At3g49055 encodes MASGPGDENDAVLSDVEGDDPLPIVIRTPSLEDISVEKYRELLAELDRERIAREAAETSKSELQVSFNRLKALAHEAIKKRDECARQRDEALRDKEEALKEKERISVELSDLNKQRDEIVKQFDEVVKVKEGLQSEIESSRHMLISGIEKISNKVSNFKNFSALGLPRSHKYNGLQAVAYGVIKRTNEIVEEMIKQIDVTTKSRNEAREQIEQRNYEIAIEVSQLEASISGLRDEAAEKCSVIENLQKSLAEKEGKVAEVERELLEKTHLVEKEGLEMKEVIREYDDKLRDFESKIELQRPLLVDQLKLVAQIHDRLYDVIKIVDSNHLDSELSESLFLPQQTDMEENLRASLAGMESIYELSRIVGEKTRDLLEEKSHEVKVLNEMVARLVKEKEHIGSLLRSALSKRMKLDQSSKTSELFQAAENGLKEAGIDFKFSKVIGDNKISGSQDKGGTPYMEEDEVYTLAGALENIVKVSQLEIIELQHNVEELRAEVHLLKEHAEAQSKELGYRMHRIEELEEKERVANESVEGLMMDIAAAEEEITRWKVAAEQEAAAGRAVEQEFVAQLSALKQELEEVRLAMLESEKKLKFKEETATAAMAAREAAEKSLRLADMRASRLRDRVEELSHQLEEFETREDSRGRNGPRYVCWPWQWLGLEFVGSRRPETQQTSNEMELSEPLL; translated from the exons ATGGCGAGTGGTCCCGGAGACGAAAACGACGCAGTCTTAAGCGATGTAGAGGGAGACGATCCGCTTCCGATTGTTATTAGAACTCCGAGTTTAGAAGATATTTCCGTAGAAAAATATCGCGAGCTTCTCGCGGAACTCGATCGTGAGAGAATTGCACGAGAAGCAGCGGAGACGTCTAAATCGGAACTCCAAGTATCATTCAATCGGTTAAAAGCACTAGCGCATGAAGCGATCAAGAAACGGGATGAGTGCGCGAGACAAAGAGATGAAGCTTTGAGAGATAAAGAAGAAGCattgaaagagaaagagagaatatCTGTAGAATTGAGTGATTTGAATAAGCAGAGAGATGAAATCGTGAAACAATTCGATGAGGTGGTGAAAGTTAAGGAAGGATTGCAATCGGAGATTGAGAGTTCGAGACATATGTTAATTAGTGGAATTGagaaaatatctaataaaGTTAGtaatttcaagaatttttCTGCTTTAGGGTTACCTAGGTCACACAAATATAATGGATTACAAGCTGTTGCCTATGGTGTTATTAAAAGAACGAATGAGATCGTTGAGGAGATGATTAAGCAAATTGATGTAACTACGAAGTCAAGAAATGAAGCTAGAGAACAAATTGAGCAGAGAAATTACGAGATTGCTATTGAGGTGTCTCAACTTGAAGCTTCGATTAGTGGACTGAGAGATGAGGCAGCAGAGAAGTGTTCTGTGATTGAGAATTTACAGAAGAGTTTGGCGGAGAAGGAAGGTAAGGTTGCAGAAGTTGAGAGAGAGTTGTTGGAGAAAACGCATTTGGTTGAGAAGGAAGGTTTAGAGATGAAGGAAGTAATTCGGGAGTATGATGATAAGTTGAGGGATTTTGAGTCGAAGATTGAACTGCAGAGACCCTTGTTGGTCGATCAGTTGAAATTAGTTGCGCAGATTCATGACCGGCTTTATGATGTTATTAAGATTGTTGATAGTAATCATTTGGATTCGGAGTTGTCGGAGTCTTTGTTTCTCCCCCAACAAACAGATATGGAGGAGAATCTACGTGCTTCTTTAGCAGGGATGGAATCAATTTATGAGTTGAGTAGAATTGTTGGTGAAAAAACAAGGGATTTATTGGAGGAGAAGAGTCATGAGGTGAAGGTTTTGAATGAAATGGTGGCTCGATTGGTTAAGGAGAAAGAACATATTGGTTCATTACTTAGAAGTGCTTTGTCGAAGAGGATGAAATTGGACCAATCTTCCAAAACCAGTGAATTGTTTCAAGCTGCAGAGAATGGCTTAAAGGAGGCTGGGATAGATTTCAAATTTAGTAAGGTTATTGGGGATAACAAGATATCCGGATCTCAAGACAAAGGTGGTACTCCATACATGGAAGAGGACGAAGTATACACTTTG GCTGGTGCTTTGGAGAATATCGTCAAGGTATCTCAGCTTGAGATCATTGAGCTACAACATAATGTGGAGGAATTGAG GGCAGAGGTGCATTTACTTAAAGAGCATGCAGAGGCTCAGTCAAAGGAATTGGGCTATAGAATGCATAGAATAGAGGAACTtgaagaaaaggagagagtGGCAAATGAAAGT GTTGAAGGGCTTATGATGGATATTGCTGCTGCTGAAGAAGAAATTACTAGATGGAAAGTAGCAGCAGAACAAGAGGCTGCTGCCGGCCGAGCTGTTGAGCAGGAATTTGTTGCTCAG CTGTCTGCACTTAAACAAGAACTTGAAGAGGTAAGGTTAGCCATGTTAGAATCAGAGAAAAAGCTAAAATTCAAAGAAGAGACAGCAACTGCAGCGATGGCAGCAAGAGAGGCTGCCGAGAAGTCATTGAGATTGGCTGACATGAGGGCATCTAGGCTGAGGGATAGGGTAGAGGAGCTTAGTCATCAGCTTGAAGAGTTTGAAACCCGAGAAGACTCAAGGGGCCGAAATGGACCTAGATATGTATGCTGGCCATGGCAGTGGCTGGGACTGGAATTCGTGGGCTCTCGCAGACCTGAAACACAACAGACATCAAATGAAATGGAGCTCTCTGAACCCCTTCTATGA